In Alteracholeplasma palmae J233, a single genomic region encodes these proteins:
- a CDS encoding PadR family transcriptional regulator: protein MEDIISNLIIELRKGTQVLIVLSQLSKKQYAYSLLQELEEQSIKIEPSTLYPLLRRLEKQGLLESNWDKTEARPRKYYELSKLGYKIYDKLVDEWDKITNEINIALKREVHHGKNN, encoded by the coding sequence ATGGAAGACATTATAAGTAATTTAATCATTGAACTTAGAAAAGGAACCCAAGTTCTTATTGTTTTAAGTCAATTAAGCAAAAAACAATATGCATATTCTCTTTTACAAGAATTAGAAGAACAAAGCATAAAAATAGAACCAAGTACATTATATCCACTACTGAGAAGATTAGAAAAACAAGGACTACTTGAAAGTAATTGGGATAAGACAGAAGCTAGACCAAGAAAATATTATGAACTATCAAAACTTGGCTATAAAATATATGATAAATTAGTTGATGAATGGGATAAGATAACTAATGAGATCAATATAGCTTTAAAAAGAGAGGTACATCATGGAAAAAATAATTGA